One region of Blattabacterium cuenoti genomic DNA includes:
- the prmC gene encoding peptide chain release factor N(5)-glutamine methyltransferase codes for MESFYKFYCFFQKTLQDLYPEPKELETIFFLLTTHIFQCDKTTILLRLSRKEKINFFTYDKLIKKLWELKKNRPIQYVIGHTYFFGMKFIVNEKVFIPRPETEELVNWILQEDHSVYNHNHSIQVFDMGTGSGCISITLKKKKPEIIQHIHAIDSDQKALDIARKNAKLHNVKISLKNVNLLKDSMYISTNKNSVNIIVSNPPYIKLSEKKLLHPNIVQYEPNQALFVPDEDPLIFYKKISFWIKKRLTGIVYVYFEINQFIYLDIIDFLKKMGFRKIEIRRDFQGFFRMVRAVYYENYK; via the coding sequence ATGGAATCTTTTTACAAATTTTATTGTTTTTTTCAAAAAACTCTTCAAGATTTATATCCAGAACCTAAAGAGTTAGAAACTATCTTTTTTTTACTTACTACCCATATTTTTCAATGTGATAAAACAACTATTTTATTGCGATTAAGTAGAAAAGAAAAAATCAATTTTTTTACTTACGATAAATTAATAAAAAAATTATGGGAATTAAAAAAAAATAGACCTATACAATATGTGATTGGTCACACCTATTTTTTTGGTATGAAATTCATTGTTAATGAAAAAGTATTCATACCAAGACCAGAAACAGAAGAACTTGTAAATTGGATCTTACAGGAGGATCATTCCGTTTACAATCATAATCATTCCATTCAAGTATTTGATATGGGAACAGGAAGTGGATGTATTAGTATTACTTTAAAAAAGAAAAAACCTGAAATTATACAACACATTCATGCCATTGACTCTGATCAAAAAGCTCTTGACATAGCTCGTAAAAATGCAAAATTACATAATGTTAAAATTTCATTAAAAAATGTGAATCTTTTGAAAGATAGCATGTACATATCCACAAATAAAAATAGTGTTAACATTATCGTAAGTAATCCTCCTTATATCAAACTATCTGAAAAAAAACTACTACATCCAAATATTGTTCAATACGAACCTAATCAAGCTTTATTCGTACCTGACGAAGACCCTTTGATTTTTTATAAAAAAATTTCTTTTTGGATCAAAAAAAGATTGACTGGAATCGTTTATGTTTATTTTGAAATCAACCAATTTATTTATTTAGATATTATTGATTTTTTAAAAAAAATGGGATTTCGAAAAATAGAAATCAGAAGAGATTTTCAAGGATTTTTTAGAATGGTTCGTGCAGTTTATTACGAAAATTATAAATAA
- the mnmE gene encoding tRNA uridine-5-carboxymethylaminomethyl(34) synthesis GTPase MnmE has product MLDLDDDTIVALATPIGSSAISVIRISGKNAISTVENIFISVKSGKKLKNQSTHTIHLGDIVAENNNLLDQVLVSIFKSPFSYTGENMIEISCHGSYYIQQQILQLLIRKGTRLARPGEFTFRAFINKKVDLSQAEAIADLIRSENKICHEMTLQQIKGTLAETIKNLRKKLLDFASLLELELDFSEENLIFAKRSELFSFLQELKGTLKDLIGSFSLGNAIKKGISVVIIGEPNVGKSTFFNQVLQEDRSIISHIEGTTRDCVEGEVILNGILFHFLDTAGIRKTKDPIETIGVKKTMKKMEEAQVILYIFDSSNQKKQKIISDIQKIYKKYPLKNIFSIANKSDISCFQDFENFKSNIPYFFEISAKNYHEVKKVLNTLSSLFLDKLKEKKIVVTQYRHYEALKLSFRELSLAHNAFNKGYSVDLVSIYLKEALRYLGEITGEITREDVLNNIFSKFCIGK; this is encoded by the coding sequence ATGTTAGATTTAGATGATGATACCATTGTAGCTTTAGCTACACCTATTGGGTCTAGTGCTATTTCTGTTATTCGCATTTCTGGAAAAAATGCCATATCTACAGTTGAAAATATTTTTATTTCTGTTAAATCTGGAAAAAAACTAAAAAACCAATCGACACACACTATTCATTTAGGGGATATTGTGGCAGAAAATAATAATTTGTTAGATCAAGTTTTAGTTTCTATTTTTAAATCCCCTTTTTCTTATACAGGAGAAAATATGATAGAGATTTCTTGTCATGGATCTTATTATATTCAACAACAAATTTTGCAATTGCTCATTAGAAAAGGAACACGTTTGGCTCGTCCTGGAGAATTTACATTTCGTGCTTTTATAAATAAAAAAGTGGATTTATCACAAGCTGAAGCTATAGCTGATTTGATTAGATCTGAAAACAAAATCTGTCATGAAATGACTTTACAACAAATCAAAGGAACGTTAGCTGAAACTATTAAAAATTTAAGAAAAAAATTATTGGATTTTGCATCTTTACTAGAATTAGAACTGGATTTTTCTGAAGAAAATCTGATTTTTGCTAAGAGATCAGAACTCTTTTCTTTTTTACAAGAATTAAAAGGAACTTTAAAAGATTTAATTGGATCTTTTTCGTTAGGAAATGCTATCAAGAAAGGAATTTCTGTAGTTATTATTGGAGAACCCAATGTGGGAAAATCTACTTTTTTTAATCAGGTTCTTCAAGAAGACCGTTCCATTATATCCCATATTGAAGGAACAACTAGAGATTGTGTGGAAGGAGAAGTCATTTTAAATGGAATTCTTTTTCATTTTTTGGATACAGCAGGAATTAGGAAAACCAAAGATCCTATAGAAACTATAGGAGTGAAAAAAACCATGAAAAAAATGGAAGAGGCTCAAGTCATATTATATATTTTTGATTCTTCAAATCAAAAAAAACAAAAAATTATTAGTGATATTCAAAAAATTTACAAAAAATATCCATTAAAAAATATTTTTTCCATAGCGAATAAATCGGATATATCTTGTTTTCAGGATTTTGAGAATTTCAAATCAAACATTCCTTATTTTTTTGAAATTTCGGCAAAAAATTATCATGAAGTGAAAAAGGTACTCAATACTTTGAGTTCTTTATTTTTGGATAAATTAAAAGAAAAAAAAATAGTGGTAACACAATACAGGCATTATGAAGCTTTGAAACTCTCATTCAGAGAACTCTCATTGGCACATAATGCTTTTAATAAAGGATATTCAGTAGATTTAGTATCAATATATCTTAAAGAAGCATTACGGTATTTAGGAGAGATTACGGGAGAAATCACAAGGGAAGATGTACTCAATAATATTTTTTCAAAATTTTGCATTGGAAAATAA
- a CDS encoding prephenate dehydratase gives MKKIAIQGVRGCFHHAAVSSYFEGCNYKLMECSSFRELAVSVAKSNVDVGVMAIENTIAGTILTNYSLLSEYNLKIVGEVYMPIQHHLMAYPGQNIEEIKEIYSHPMAILQCELFIDAHPYIKISEYSDTAAAAKYVSICKKKGLAAIASENAAKEYGLEIISKNIQTITSNFTRFFIIKNCYKQENDYFNKASLIFKISHTIGSLSQILSLISSLGINMTKIQSIPIIQRPWEYSFYVDIIFNNIKYYENMKKKIQKIPCLYQLSIMGEYKNGRIRS, from the coding sequence ATGAAAAAAATAGCGATACAAGGGGTAAGGGGATGTTTTCATCATGCAGCTGTTTCCAGCTATTTTGAAGGATGCAATTATAAATTGATGGAATGTTCTTCTTTTAGAGAATTGGCTGTTTCTGTAGCTAAATCTAATGTAGATGTTGGGGTTATGGCTATAGAAAATACCATAGCGGGAACAATATTAACGAATTACAGTCTTTTATCTGAATACAATTTGAAAATAGTGGGAGAGGTATATATGCCGATACAACATCATCTGATGGCTTATCCCGGACAAAATATAGAAGAGATTAAGGAGATATATTCTCACCCCATGGCTATTTTACAATGTGAATTATTCATAGATGCACATCCTTATATCAAAATATCCGAATATTCGGATACAGCTGCTGCTGCTAAATATGTTTCTATATGCAAAAAAAAAGGTTTAGCTGCAATAGCATCTGAAAATGCGGCTAAAGAATATGGTCTAGAAATCATTTCAAAAAATATACAAACTATTACAAGTAATTTTACTAGATTTTTTATTATTAAAAATTGTTACAAACAAGAAAATGATTATTTTAATAAAGCTTCATTAATATTCAAAATATCGCATACTATTGGTAGTTTATCTCAAATATTGAGTCTTATATCTAGTCTTGGAATTAACATGACGAAAATACAATCTATTCCTATCATACAAAGACCTTGGGAATATTCATTTTATGTGGATATTATATTTAACAATATAAAATATTATGAAAATATGAAAAAAAAAATACAAAAAATTCCCTGTCTTTATCAATTATCTATTATGGGAGAATATAAAAATGGGAGAATCAGATCCTAA
- the rpsR gene encoding 30S ribosomal protein S18, with the protein MTLEETHQHAKQIVDNELRYLSPIKIETKVEKKYCFFEQRNIKYIDYKDPVFLIKFLNAQGKILPRRITGTLQKNQNKLNSAIKRCRQIGLLPFVTDDLR; encoded by the coding sequence ATGACATTAGAGGAAACCCATCAACATGCAAAACAAATAGTAGATAATGAATTAAGATATTTATCTCCTATTAAAATAGAAACTAAAGTAGAAAAAAAATATTGCTTTTTTGAACAAAGAAATATTAAATATATAGATTATAAAGATCCTGTATTTTTAATCAAATTTCTGAATGCGCAAGGAAAAATTCTACCACGTCGTATCACAGGTACTTTACAAAAAAATCAAAATAAATTAAATTCGGCTATCAAGAGATGTAGGCAGATTGGACTTTTACCTTTTGTAACAGATGATTTAAGATAA
- a CDS encoding Nramp family divalent metal transporter — protein sequence MKKKKYSIGWRNENKHPSLSEVFSSVSVPKQKGIWKKLFAFTGPGLLVAVGYMDPGNWATDIAGGAQFGYMLLSVIFISNFFAIILQHLALKLGIVCERDLAQACRDHYHPFINFILWILCEISIAACDLAEIIGSVLALKLLFGIPITWGVLITAIDVLIILFFQYKGFRYIESVVAALIFTILVCFSFEIVSSKPEIFPILQGIVPNPEIMKNSHSFYISIGILGATVMPHNLYLHSSIIQTRDYPRTFEGKKMAIKYATIDSTLSLSLAFFINAAILIISAATFHKAGHTEVSSIMDAHKLLSPILGSSLAGVFFALALLASGQNSTLTGTLAGQIVMEGFLNIKFKPWIRRLITRLIAIVPAMIASIVYGEKGTTELLIISQIILSAQLSFAIIPLVNFTGDSEKMGPFVNGITLKISAWFITIIIVLLNLFLLYDTFFK from the coding sequence ATGAAAAAAAAAAAATATTCCATAGGATGGAGGAATGAAAACAAGCACCCTTCTCTTTCGGAAGTTTTTTCTTCCGTTTCTGTTCCTAAGCAGAAAGGAATATGGAAAAAACTTTTTGCTTTTACCGGTCCAGGGTTATTAGTTGCTGTAGGATATATGGATCCAGGAAATTGGGCAACAGATATTGCTGGAGGAGCTCAATTTGGTTATATGCTATTATCCGTTATTTTTATATCTAATTTTTTTGCCATTATTTTGCAACATTTAGCTTTAAAATTGGGAATTGTTTGTGAGAGAGATTTAGCTCAAGCTTGTAGAGATCATTATCACCCATTTATTAACTTCATTCTGTGGATTTTATGCGAAATTTCTATTGCGGCTTGTGATTTAGCTGAAATCATTGGTTCTGTATTAGCCTTAAAATTACTTTTTGGGATTCCTATTACATGGGGGGTATTAATCACAGCTATAGATGTTTTAATTATTTTATTTTTTCAATATAAAGGGTTTAGATATATTGAAAGTGTAGTAGCAGCTTTAATTTTTACAATTTTAGTTTGTTTTAGTTTTGAAATTGTGAGTTCCAAACCTGAAATTTTTCCCATATTACAAGGTATTGTACCTAATCCTGAAATTATGAAAAACTCGCATTCTTTTTACATATCTATAGGAATATTAGGAGCTACAGTAATGCCTCATAATCTTTACCTTCATTCAAGCATCATACAAACTAGAGATTATCCACGTACTTTTGAAGGAAAAAAAATGGCTATAAAATATGCAACTATAGACAGTACTTTATCTTTATCCTTAGCATTTTTTATCAATGCAGCTATATTAATTATATCTGCAGCCACTTTTCATAAAGCTGGACATACAGAAGTTTCATCTATTATGGATGCACACAAACTTCTGTCTCCTATACTAGGTTCTAGCCTAGCTGGAGTTTTTTTTGCATTAGCTTTACTAGCATCAGGACAAAATTCTACATTAACTGGAACTCTAGCTGGACAAATAGTCATGGAAGGATTTCTTAACATAAAATTCAAACCTTGGATTCGAAGATTAATTACAAGACTTATAGCTATTGTTCCAGCTATGATCGCCTCTATTGTCTATGGAGAAAAAGGAACAACTGAATTATTAATAATTAGTCAAATCATTTTATCAGCACAATTAAGTTTTGCGATTATTCCATTAGTTAATTTTACAGGAGATTCTGAAAAAATGGGTCCATTTGTCAATGGAATTACTTTAAAAATATCAGCTTGGTTCATTACCATCATCATTGTCTTGCTAAATTTATTTTTATTATATGATACTTTCTTTAAGTAG
- the gltX gene encoding glutamate--tRNA ligase: MSSHSVRVRFAPSPTGPLHLGGIRTALYNYLFAKKYGGTFILRIEDTDRKRFVENSELYILETLKWCQIEPDEGVGYGGPYSPYYQSQRNNIYRMYINKLLKQGDAYYAFDTDQEIDKKRKEYNNRGLVFSYNSRIRMDLNNSLTMTKEQLYDKLRSCSYVIRFKIKPGEKLKMHDIIRGNIIVDTNHLDDKILLKSDGVATYHLANTIDDHLMKITHVIRGEEWLPSTSLHILLYRSLGWTPPNFAHLPLILKNNGKGKISKRNTDSLNFPIYPIQWKVPKSQIIIPGYRELGYLPEAFVNMLALLGWNPGLKREIFSLQELIHFFSLEKIKKSGVYFDIKKTNWFNKKHLNKKKEEIFSFLFKEIKTRSILCKKDYLWKIIHLTIDRIHFIHEIWEHSFYFFVPPNSYEENFFNKICHENTILQLENAKILLYDMNQFTSVNLRFLFHTIKNKHKIMQLFRLALVGFLKGIDIFLILEMLGKKESIRRIEKLINRIKEKI; encoded by the coding sequence ATGTCATCACATTCTGTAAGAGTTCGTTTTGCCCCTAGTCCTACAGGTCCACTTCATTTAGGTGGAATCAGAACAGCATTATATAATTATCTTTTTGCTAAAAAATATGGGGGGACATTCATCCTGAGAATAGAAGATACTGATCGAAAAAGATTTGTTGAAAATTCTGAATTGTATATTTTGGAAACATTAAAATGGTGCCAGATAGAACCTGATGAAGGAGTCGGATATGGAGGCCCTTATTCTCCTTATTATCAATCTCAAAGGAATAATATTTATCGTATGTATATTAATAAATTGTTAAAACAAGGAGATGCTTATTATGCTTTCGACACAGATCAAGAAATTGATAAAAAAAGAAAAGAATATAATAATCGTGGGTTAGTTTTTTCTTATAATTCTAGAATTAGAATGGATCTGAATAATTCTCTAACTATGACGAAAGAACAATTATATGATAAATTACGATCTTGTTCTTATGTGATTCGATTTAAAATAAAACCTGGAGAAAAATTGAAAATGCATGATATCATACGTGGTAATATAATAGTCGATACAAATCACTTAGACGATAAAATTTTATTAAAATCTGATGGAGTGGCTACTTATCATTTAGCTAATACAATAGACGATCATTTAATGAAAATTACTCATGTGATCAGAGGAGAAGAATGGCTTCCCTCTACGTCTTTGCATATATTGTTATATAGGTCTTTAGGTTGGACCCCTCCTAATTTTGCACATTTGCCTTTAATTTTAAAAAATAATGGAAAAGGAAAAATTAGCAAAAGAAATACAGATAGTTTAAATTTTCCTATATATCCTATACAATGGAAAGTTCCAAAAAGCCAAATTATCATCCCAGGATATAGGGAATTAGGTTATTTGCCAGAAGCATTTGTGAATATGTTAGCTTTGTTAGGATGGAATCCTGGATTAAAAAGAGAAATTTTTTCTTTACAAGAATTAATCCATTTTTTCTCTTTAGAAAAAATAAAAAAATCTGGTGTTTATTTTGATATCAAAAAAACGAATTGGTTCAATAAAAAACATTTAAATAAAAAAAAAGAAGAGATATTTTCCTTTCTATTCAAGGAAATTAAAACACGTTCTATTTTATGCAAAAAAGATTATTTATGGAAAATAATTCATTTAACAATAGATAGAATTCATTTTATTCATGAAATATGGGAACATTCTTTTTATTTTTTTGTTCCTCCTAATTCTTATGAAGAAAATTTTTTCAATAAAATTTGTCATGAAAATACCATACTTCAATTAGAAAATGCAAAAATATTGTTATATGATATGAATCAATTTACATCTGTAAATTTGAGGTTTTTATTTCATACGATAAAAAATAAACATAAAATCATGCAATTATTTCGTTTAGCTTTAGTAGGGTTTCTAAAAGGAATTGATATTTTTCTAATTTTAGAAATGCTAGGAAAAAAAGAAAGTATACGACGCATAGAAAAATTGATCAATCGAATCAAAGAAAAAATTTAG
- the rplI gene encoding 50S ribosomal protein L9 yields the protein MKILLKKDIENLGFQYDELDVKPGYARNYLIPKGYAVLALPGTIKNTHEILKQRSKKESFLIEKSKEIEEKLRKLTIKIPVKVGKGGKLFGSINNQYLMKVLNKEGVSIDKKFIRIPGNKVIKTIGKHQASIRLHRKREFTLTFEVFST from the coding sequence ATGAAAATTCTTCTCAAAAAAGACATAGAAAATTTAGGATTTCAATATGATGAATTAGATGTAAAACCTGGTTATGCTAGAAACTATTTAATTCCTAAAGGATATGCTGTTTTAGCTTTGCCTGGAACTATAAAAAATACTCATGAAATATTGAAACAACGTTCTAAAAAAGAAAGTTTTTTAATTGAAAAATCGAAGGAAATAGAAGAAAAATTAAGAAAATTAACTATTAAAATACCAGTTAAGGTAGGTAAAGGAGGAAAACTTTTCGGTTCGATTAATAATCAATATTTGATGAAAGTTTTGAATAAAGAAGGGGTTTCTATAGATAAAAAATTTATTAGAATACCTGGAAATAAAGTGATTAAAACAATAGGAAAACATCAGGCAAGTATCCGGTTACATCGAAAACGCGAGTTTACGTTAACTTTTGAAGTATTCTCTACTTAA
- the ligA gene encoding NAD-dependent DNA ligase LigA codes for MDKKIEKKIYKLRKELLKYNDQYYNLDTSEISDFHFDKKLKELSFLETKYPELQDPTSPTMKVGTKVHETDSIIVYHKYKMYSIQNTYSKKELMIWETKISKSVHSLSFVCEPKYDGVSINLVYKNGFLTNAITRGNGKKGENVTKNIKTIKYIPHKLRGDNYPTYIEIRGEIFIPIKNFIEINKKRIKNGQNPYSNPRNTASGTLRIHDHQEVRKRDLFCVAFHVIGNNLPFHTQYEAIKYIKYWGFKTPEKARLCRNIKEVFHFIDFWNIYQNQLPYHTDGIVIKVNEYKKQSLLGFTNKYPRWAIAYKFRQKSYETKLLNITFQVGRTGIITPVANVVPVFISGTTIKRVALHNDNFIQKMGIHYGDTLLLEKGGNIIPKVTKINIKKRSNQTFPVFFLKKCPSCNSILTKKNELFYCTNQNCFSQRIEKIIHFVSVMNINKIGSKMINKLYKKGFLYNFYDLYELKKEKLLQIDGVKEKLACSILNNIEKSKKNPYYRVLFSLGIRHVGEYISKILTENLLDINSLMHANYNHLISISGIGKKIAKSIITYFSITEHQHIVKMLVKYGLHISKCTMMKKYSFFEGKSFVFTGKISCMTRHEAKNIVEFLGGRVYNTVNNKINFIVVGKNFGSKLKKSMKKNHIKILTEHLFLDILQKEKK; via the coding sequence ATGGATAAAAAAATAGAAAAAAAAATATATAAACTCAGAAAAGAATTGTTAAAATATAATGATCAATATTATAATTTGGACACTTCTGAAATATCAGACTTCCATTTTGATAAAAAATTAAAAGAATTATCTTTTTTAGAAACAAAATATCCTGAATTACAGGATCCCACTTCACCTACAATGAAAGTAGGAACAAAAGTTCATGAAACAGACTCTATTATTGTTTATCATAAATACAAAATGTATTCTATTCAAAACACCTATTCTAAAAAAGAATTAATGATTTGGGAAACAAAAATAAGTAAATCAGTTCATTCTTTATCTTTTGTATGCGAACCTAAATATGATGGAGTATCTATTAATTTAGTTTATAAAAACGGATTTTTAACAAATGCGATAACTCGTGGGAATGGAAAAAAAGGAGAAAATGTCACAAAAAATATAAAAACGATAAAATATATTCCTCACAAATTAAGAGGGGATAACTATCCTACGTATATTGAAATACGTGGAGAAATTTTTATTCCTATAAAAAATTTTATAGAAATAAATAAAAAACGTATTAAAAATGGACAAAATCCTTATTCCAATCCAAGAAATACAGCAAGTGGAACACTGAGGATTCATGATCATCAAGAAGTACGTAAAAGAGATTTATTTTGTGTAGCATTTCATGTTATAGGAAATAATTTACCTTTTCATACACAATATGAAGCTATAAAATATATAAAATATTGGGGGTTTAAAACTCCAGAAAAAGCACGTCTTTGTAGGAACATAAAAGAAGTATTTCATTTTATAGACTTTTGGAACATCTATCAAAATCAACTACCGTATCATACGGACGGAATAGTTATTAAAGTTAATGAATATAAAAAACAATCCCTTTTAGGGTTTACCAACAAATACCCACGTTGGGCTATAGCCTATAAATTTAGACAAAAATCGTATGAAACCAAATTATTAAATATTACGTTTCAAGTGGGACGTACAGGAATCATTACTCCTGTCGCCAATGTCGTTCCTGTTTTCATATCTGGAACTACAATAAAAAGAGTAGCACTTCATAATGATAATTTTATACAAAAAATGGGAATTCATTATGGAGATACACTTTTATTAGAAAAAGGGGGAAATATCATTCCAAAAGTCACAAAAATCAATATCAAAAAAAGATCAAATCAAACCTTTCCTGTATTTTTTTTAAAAAAATGTCCATCATGTAATAGCATTTTAACAAAAAAAAATGAATTATTTTACTGCACTAATCAAAACTGTTTTTCTCAAAGAATAGAAAAAATCATACACTTTGTAAGTGTTATGAATATAAATAAAATTGGAAGTAAAATGATAAATAAACTATACAAAAAAGGTTTTTTATATAATTTTTATGATTTATACGAATTGAAAAAAGAAAAACTTCTTCAAATAGATGGAGTCAAAGAAAAATTGGCATGTAGCATTTTGAATAATATAGAAAAATCTAAAAAGAATCCCTATTACAGAGTATTGTTTTCTTTAGGTATTCGTCATGTAGGAGAATATATTTCAAAAATACTGACAGAAAATTTATTGGATATCAATTCTTTGATGCATGCAAATTATAATCATTTAATTTCTATTTCTGGCATAGGAAAAAAAATTGCAAAAAGTATCATTACTTATTTTTCAATTACAGAACATCAACACATAGTTAAAATGCTTGTAAAATACGGATTACATATTTCAAAATGTACTATGATGAAAAAATATTCTTTTTTTGAAGGAAAATCTTTTGTATTTACAGGTAAAATATCTTGTATGACCCGTCATGAAGCTAAAAATATAGTAGAATTTTTAGGCGGAAGAGTGTATAATACTGTCAATAATAAAATTAATTTTATAGTAGTTGGAAAAAATTTTGGTTCCAAATTAAAAAAAAGTATGAAAAAAAATCATATCAAAATTTTGACAGAACATCTTTTTTTGGATATACTTCAAAAAGAAAAAAAATAA
- the rpsF gene encoding 30S ribosomal protein S6: MLKHYENVIIITPILSDDQAKETAKEYENYIIQKKGEIIHQEHWGLKKFAYSIQKKQSGCYHLFEFLLNSNLVSDLELKFRQDERILRFLTVKLNKYGIEYAEKRRKKLLKKDE; this comes from the coding sequence ATGCTTAAACATTATGAAAATGTTATCATAATAACTCCTATATTGTCTGACGATCAAGCAAAAGAAACAGCAAAAGAATATGAAAATTATATTATACAAAAAAAAGGAGAAATTATTCATCAAGAACATTGGGGATTGAAAAAATTTGCTTATTCCATTCAAAAAAAACAAAGCGGTTGTTATCACTTATTTGAATTTTTGTTAAATTCTAATTTAGTTTCTGATTTAGAACTGAAATTCAGACAAGATGAGCGTATTTTACGTTTTTTAACTGTAAAATTAAATAAATATGGAATAGAATATGCGGAAAAAAGAAGAAAAAAATTGTTAAAAAAAGATGAATAA